CCACGGCCTCACCCACCACTGCCTTCTCTAAACTGAATAGGAAACCAGCTCCCAGTCTGTGTCTTGGGCAGAACTTAGGACTTGGCACCAGGGGCCACTGGGTCTGTCCTTGGAGAATTGGAGGGGTTAAGACTTCCGACTCGCAGTCACTCACCTTCATGGCTATGGTTGTAGTAGCTGGACAGGGCCCTCAGGTTCCTTCGGAAAGTCTGCTGGGTGATCTTGGCTTTCTGTGTTTCCCTCTCCCAATACTCTGGTCCCTCCCGCTCCACCCAAGGCGCCAGCGGCTCCATCCTCGGAGTCTCCGCGTCGCTGTCGAAGCGCACGAACTGCGTGTCATCCACGTAGCCAACAATGATGAACCGGGGCTCCCCGAGGCCGGGCCGGGACACGATGGTGTAGAAATACCGCAGCGAGTGCGAGCCTGGGGGCGCCGCTCGGTGAGACCCCGACCTTCCTCCCCGGAACCCAGGCAGGTGCGCGGGCCGGGAGGGGAGCAGCGCGCGGGGCTCGGGACGCGGTGGAGAAGGGCGGGAGGGTCTGGCTGGGCAAAGCGGGGACTCAGCTTCCCCGGGGCCGTCCCCGCCCTCCCCGCAGAGTCCGTTTCCCTCCCGACCCCGCACTCACCCGCGCGGGTCCCGGTCGGGGACAGGACGGCcgccagcagcaggagcagcatgcGCGTGCCTGACTCCATCGTCCTCACCTCAGATCTGGAACGCCTCATCCAGCAGCCGGTCTGAATTTCGTAACAGGTGCCCATGTGGGTCTGTCGATGGTTGGCTGTCCGGGATCTCTCCACCCACTTGGGGGTGTTTCCGGACTCGGGCTGCTGCTGTAAAGGGCTCCAGTTCTTGCTGACACTCCCTAGAATTCCTCTGCATCTACTTAACTAGGAAGCTCTGCAGACTGCTCATGACACAGCGGGCAGATTTCCTCAGAGCCAGATGGAGTGTGGGAGAGCCTGAGAATGAGTCAGagagcaagagggagagagaggtctCTGGAGTGcctagattaaaggtgttcacctcCACTGTCCATTGAATTCTTCACTGTCGCATTAAGCTTCTCAGTTGTACTTAGATATGCTATGTAG
The DNA window shown above is from Peromyscus leucopus breed LL Stock unplaced genomic scaffold, UCI_PerLeu_2.1 scaffold_1381, whole genome shotgun sequence and carries:
- the LOC114688482 gene encoding H-2 class I histocompatibility antigen, Q10 alpha chain-like — encoded protein: MGTCYEIQTGCWMRRSRSEVRTMESGTRMLLLLLAAVLSPTGTRAGSHSLRYFYTIVSRPGLGEPRFIIVGYVDDTQFVRFDSDAETPRMEPLAPWVEREGPEYWERETQKAKITQQTFRRNLRALSSYYNHSHEGSHTIQVISGCDVDSNGRLLRGYEQFAYDGRDYISLNQDLRTWTAADRVAQITRLEL